A region of Myxococcus stipitatus DSM 14675 DNA encodes the following proteins:
- a CDS encoding WD40 repeat domain-containing protein, which translates to MTRGTDVGILAGGDLLVSLTLKGLLQSWSVADGALRHELQLDAIQPELGMALQGNSVLVTSPQGHAFLWDARRGEQVRELENASTPLKCCALSPDGRLAVSGTYEQGHPPGTLRFWETATGKALSSIDLDAHSVKAMAFEPSGERLAVATSENQIHLIEVANLRRVRSLAAPPVGTHGLSFSPDGSLLAVACSMACFIILRTEDGQQLFSHSDTNDMQASSALFSPDGRTLVWGQGDGTVGVWGLPPERSTPP; encoded by the coding sequence GACGCTGAAAGGCTTGCTTCAGTCCTGGTCGGTCGCGGACGGCGCGCTACGACATGAACTGCAACTGGACGCAATCCAGCCCGAGCTCGGCATGGCCCTCCAAGGTAACTCCGTGCTCGTGACGAGCCCCCAGGGCCACGCCTTTCTCTGGGATGCGCGACGGGGCGAACAGGTACGGGAGCTCGAGAACGCCTCGACACCCTTGAAGTGCTGTGCGCTGTCTCCCGATGGGCGACTCGCGGTGTCTGGAACGTATGAACAAGGCCATCCCCCAGGAACACTCCGCTTCTGGGAGACAGCGACGGGCAAGGCGCTCTCCTCCATCGACCTCGACGCCCACTCCGTCAAGGCGATGGCCTTCGAGCCCTCCGGGGAGCGACTCGCGGTGGCGACCTCCGAGAACCAGATTCACCTCATCGAGGTCGCCAACTTGAGGCGGGTGCGGTCTCTCGCGGCCCCTCCGGTCGGCACTCACGGCTTGAGCTTCAGTCCGGATGGTTCGCTCCTCGCGGTCGCCTGCAGCATGGCCTGCTTCATCATCCTGCGCACGGAGGATGGACAGCAGCTCTTCAGCCACTCGGACACCAATGACATGCAGGCCAGCTCCGCGCTGTTTTCACCGGACGGCCGCACCCTCGTGTGGGGACAAGGCGATGGAACCGTGGGTGTCTGGGGTCTCCCCCCGGAGCGCTCCACCCCTCCGTAG